The sequence TCATCATCGTCATGTCGGCGCTCGGCTGGGCGCAGATGTCGCGCGAGGTGCGTGGCAAGACGCTGGCCCTTGCCCGTATCGACTATGTGCGCGCCGCGATCGCCGTCGGTGCCAGCGACCGGCGCATCATCTTCCAGCATATCCTGCCGAACGTGATGAGCCACGTGATCGTCGCGGTTACGCTGTCGATCCCGCAGGTGGTGCTCTTGGAATCCTTCCTTGGGTTCCTGGGCTTTGCGGTCAAGCCTCCGCTCATTTCCTGGGGGCTGATGCTGCAGGACACCTCCACCTATTCCGTCATCGGATCCTATCCATGGATCCTGTCGCCCGTCGCCTTCGTGCTGGTCACGGTCTTTGCCTTCAATGCCCTTGGCGACGGCCTGCGCGACGCTATCGATCCCTATTGAGGAGGACGCATCATGTCTGAAGCAATCGACGTCCTCACCGCTGCGCCTTCCGAGCGCAGGGACCTTGCCGAACGCGATGGCCGGCCGGTCATCGACGCGCGCAATGTCGCGGTTCGTTTCAAGGTCGAGCATGGCACGGTGGACGCGGTGAAGGACGTGTCCTTCCAGCTTTACCGCGGCGAGACCATCGCCATCGTCGGCGAGTCCGGCTCGGGCAAGTCGGTCACCGCGCGCAGCGTCATGGGGTTGCTCTCCAAGCGCGCGACGATCGCCGCCCAATCGCGCATCGAATATGACGGCAAGGACGTGTTGAAATTCTCGCCACGCGAACGCCGCGCCTTGCGCGGCAACCGACTGGCGATGATCTTCCAGGAGCCGATGAGCTCGCTGAACCCGGTCTATACGGTCGGTTCGCAGATCATCGAGGCGATTCGGGCGCATCGCCGGATGAGCCGTCGTGCAGCAACCGAGCGGGCGCTCGAACTGCTGCGCCACGTCAAGATCCCGGATCCGGAGCTTCGCATCAACCAGTATCCGCACCAGCTCTCCGGCGGCCAGCGCCAGCGGGTGATGATCGCCATGGCGCTCGCCAACGATCCCGATGTCCTGATCGCCGACGAGCCGACGACGGCGCTCGACGTCACCGTCCAGGCGCAGATCCTCAACCTCATACGCGACCTGCAGCGCGAGCTCGGCATGGCGGTGATCCTGATCACCCACGACCTGACGGTGGTGCGGCAGTTCTCGGACTATGTCTATGTCATGCAGCATGGCGAGGTGAAGGAGCACAACACGACGGCGGCGCTGTTTGCCAATCCGCTGCACCCCTATACCAGGCGGCTGTTGTCGTCGGAGCCTTCGGGTGCGGCCAAGCCCTTGCCGGACGACGCGCCGATCATGCTCGACGGGCGGGACGTGAAGGTCTCCTTCATGCTGAAGAAGGGCGGCCTGTTCCGGTCCGAGTTCTCCGAACTCGTTGCTGTCGACAAGCTCAGTCTCAATCTGCGCAAGCACGAGACGCTCGGGCTCGTCGGCGAATCCGGGTCGGGCAAGACGACCTTCGGACAGGCACTGATCCGCCTGCTCAATGCCGATGGCGGCGAGATCTTCTTCGACGGCATTCCGATCCACGACAAGGACCGCACCCAAATGCGGCCCTTGCGCTCGCGCATCCAGATCGTTTTCCAGGATCCCTTCGCCTCGCTCAACCCGCGCATGTCGATCGGCCAGATCATCGAGGAGGGCCTGGTCGTCAACGGCATCGGCGAGAACCGCAAGGAGCGGGTCGACCGGGTGGTGGATGCGCTTGTTGCCGCCGGCATGCCCGGCAACATCCTGTCGCGCTTCCCGCACGAGTTCTCCGGCGGTCAGCGCCAGCGCATCGCCATCGCCCGGGCGATCGCTCTCGAGCCGGAATTCATCCTGCTCGACGAGCCGACCTCGGCGCTCGATCTTTCTGTCCAGGCCCAGATCATCGAGCTGCTGCGCAAGCTGCAGGACGAGCGGGGCCTGAGCTATCTCTTCATCTCCCATGACCTCAAGGTTGTGCGCGCGCTCTGCCACCGGGTGGTGGTGATGCAACATGGCAAGATCGTCGAGGAGGGGCCGGTGAGCGAAATTCTGTCCAATCCCAAGACCGCCTACACCGAAAGGCTCGTGAGAGCCGCCTTCGATGTGGCAG comes from Ensifer sp. PDNC004 and encodes:
- a CDS encoding ABC transporter ATP-binding protein, whose translation is MSEAIDVLTAAPSERRDLAERDGRPVIDARNVAVRFKVEHGTVDAVKDVSFQLYRGETIAIVGESGSGKSVTARSVMGLLSKRATIAAQSRIEYDGKDVLKFSPRERRALRGNRLAMIFQEPMSSLNPVYTVGSQIIEAIRAHRRMSRRAATERALELLRHVKIPDPELRINQYPHQLSGGQRQRVMIAMALANDPDVLIADEPTTALDVTVQAQILNLIRDLQRELGMAVILITHDLTVVRQFSDYVYVMQHGEVKEHNTTAALFANPLHPYTRRLLSSEPSGAAKPLPDDAPIMLDGRDVKVSFMLKKGGLFRSEFSELVAVDKLSLNLRKHETLGLVGESGSGKTTFGQALIRLLNADGGEIFFDGIPIHDKDRTQMRPLRSRIQIVFQDPFASLNPRMSIGQIIEEGLVVNGIGENRKERVDRVVDALVAAGMPGNILSRFPHEFSGGQRQRIAIARAIALEPEFILLDEPTSALDLSVQAQIIELLRKLQDERGLSYLFISHDLKVVRALCHRVVVMQHGKIVEEGPVSEILSNPKTAYTERLVRAAFDVAA